In Salana multivorans, a single genomic region encodes these proteins:
- a CDS encoding carbohydrate ABC transporter permease, whose translation MTVAVRTTERVGRPGSASGAARRRTGPAPWLALPALAFFAFFALVPLLGVVVLSFTSWDGLGSPTFIGAGNWGRILAEPLTQRATVLSLVVVLLSVLFQAPVSLLLGVFMAGRQRYREVLSILYFLPLLFSSAAVAIAFRSLLDPNFGLGAAIGLDVLSQDWLGKPHLALGVCLFVIAWSFIPFHALLYQAGVRQIPVQLYEAATLDGAGAWRQFWSITIPQLRYTIITSTTLILVGSLTYFDLIFILTQGGPGDATRILPLDMYLRGFRSFDMGGASVIATILVVVGLTMSLGLNRVSGSHRMESQQEGL comes from the coding sequence CTGACCGTGGCCGTCCGGACGACCGAACGGGTCGGCCGGCCCGGGTCCGCGTCCGGTGCGGCACGTCGCCGCACCGGGCCGGCCCCGTGGCTCGCCCTCCCCGCGCTGGCGTTCTTCGCCTTCTTCGCCCTCGTCCCGCTGCTCGGCGTCGTGGTGCTCAGCTTCACGAGCTGGGACGGGCTCGGCTCGCCGACGTTCATCGGCGCCGGGAACTGGGGCCGGATCCTCGCCGAGCCCCTCACCCAGCGGGCGACGGTGCTCTCGCTCGTCGTCGTGCTCCTCTCGGTCCTGTTCCAGGCGCCCGTGAGCCTCCTGCTCGGTGTGTTCATGGCGGGTCGGCAGCGCTACCGCGAGGTGCTCTCCATCCTCTACTTCCTCCCGCTGCTGTTCTCCTCGGCGGCCGTCGCGATCGCGTTCCGCTCGCTGCTCGACCCGAACTTCGGCCTCGGCGCCGCCATCGGGCTCGACGTGCTGTCCCAGGACTGGCTCGGCAAGCCGCACCTCGCGCTCGGCGTCTGCCTCTTCGTCATCGCCTGGAGCTTCATCCCGTTCCACGCGCTGCTCTACCAGGCGGGCGTCCGGCAGATCCCCGTCCAGCTCTACGAGGCGGCGACGCTCGACGGCGCGGGCGCCTGGCGGCAGTTCTGGAGCATCACGATCCCCCAGCTCCGGTACACGATCATCACCTCGACGACGCTCATCCTCGTGGGGTCGCTCACCTACTTCGACCTCATCTTCATCCTCACCCAGGGCGGCCCGGGCGACGCCACCCGCATCCTCCCGCTCGACATGTACCTGCGGGGGTTCCGCTCGTTCGACATGGGCGGCGCGAGCGTCATCGCGACGATCCTCGTCGTCGTCGGGCTCACGATGTCGCTCGGGCTCAACCGCGTCTCCGGCTCCCACCGCATGGAGTCCCAGCAGGAGGGTCTGTGA
- the xylA gene encoding xylose isomerase, giving the protein MVRAATPEDKFSFGLWTVSWAGKDQFGDATRAALDPWEYLGPVAEAGASGITFHDDDVVPFGASDDERTAILERFRAAADEVGLTIEMVTTNTFTHPVFKDGGFTANDRSVRRFGLRKVLRNVDLAAELGASTFVMWGGREGTEYDGSKDLNTALERYAEGVDTVAQYIKDSGYDMVIALEPKPNEPRGDIFLPTIGHALGFIAKLSNGDIVGLNPETGHEQMAGLNYTHGLAQALWAGKLFHIDLNGQRSIKYDQDLVFGHGDLLSAFFTVDLIENGFPNGGPRYTGWKHFDYKPSRTEGFDGVWASARANIETYLLLAEKARAYREDPRVQAAFEAAGIFESAQPTLAEGESVADLLADRSAFEDFDADAAGARETNYVILNQLALEHLIG; this is encoded by the coding sequence ATGGTGCGCGCAGCAACTCCCGAGGACAAGTTCTCCTTCGGTCTGTGGACGGTGTCCTGGGCTGGCAAGGACCAGTTCGGCGACGCGACGCGAGCGGCGCTCGACCCGTGGGAGTACCTCGGCCCGGTGGCCGAGGCCGGTGCCTCCGGCATCACCTTCCACGACGACGACGTGGTCCCGTTCGGCGCGTCCGACGACGAGCGCACCGCGATCCTCGAGCGCTTCCGCGCGGCGGCCGACGAGGTCGGCCTCACCATCGAGATGGTCACGACCAACACGTTCACCCACCCGGTGTTCAAGGACGGCGGCTTCACGGCCAACGACCGGTCGGTGCGCCGGTTCGGCCTGCGCAAGGTGCTGCGCAACGTCGACCTGGCCGCCGAGCTCGGCGCCTCGACGTTCGTCATGTGGGGCGGTCGCGAGGGCACGGAGTACGACGGCTCGAAGGACCTCAACACGGCGCTCGAGCGCTACGCCGAGGGCGTCGACACGGTCGCGCAGTACATCAAGGACTCGGGCTACGACATGGTCATCGCCCTCGAGCCCAAGCCGAACGAGCCGCGCGGCGACATCTTCCTCCCGACGATCGGCCACGCCCTCGGCTTCATCGCGAAGCTGAGCAACGGCGACATCGTCGGCCTCAACCCGGAGACCGGGCACGAGCAGATGGCCGGCCTCAACTACACCCACGGCCTCGCGCAGGCGCTGTGGGCCGGCAAGCTGTTCCACATCGACCTCAACGGCCAGCGCTCGATCAAGTACGACCAGGACCTCGTGTTCGGTCACGGTGACCTGCTCTCGGCCTTCTTCACGGTCGACCTCATCGAGAACGGCTTCCCGAACGGCGGCCCGCGGTACACCGGCTGGAAGCACTTCGACTACAAGCCGTCCCGGACCGAGGGCTTCGACGGCGTCTGGGCCTCGGCCCGCGCCAACATCGAGACCTACCTGCTCCTGGCGGAGAAGGCGCGGGCCTACCGCGAGGACCCGCGCGTCCAGGCGGCGTTCGAGGCCGCCGGCATCTTCGAGTCCGCGCAGCCGACGCTCGCCGAGGGGGAGAGCGTCGCCGACCTGCTCGCCGACCGCTCGGCGTTCGAGGACTTCGACGCCGACGCCGCCGGCGCCCGGGAGACCAACTACGTGATCCTCAACCAGCTCGCGCTCGAGCACCTCATCGGCTGA
- a CDS encoding ROK family protein has product MENVGAPRQSARRVGHQAARQAARQAGLRRHNLALVLDHVARAEPTGVSRASVAEAAGLTRATVSSLVETLLALGLVEWAPATGPSSVGRPASPIRLARGRWAGLGLEVGANQLAVAVVDLTGETLARAEVRGDFAAREPAATLEALAHLAERTWEQARAAAAGPTGRARRAGPADHDDAPHGSPGSPEPVERPGLGALGVALAVPGIVRDGVVLDAPRLGWTDVDAARALHARLARLTGAGPAPGVVVGNEATLAALAEAARRGPETFLYVSAGVGVGGACVVDGQLQGGVHGFAGELGHVTVDPAGPRCRCGATGCLEQYAGATALAQLAPAAVGRAVGIAVAGAVNVLDVGRVVLGGTLGPLLPAIGAAVDDELATRVLAYPWAPAAVEAALVTDLPALRGAALAPVLETLADPERLEA; this is encoded by the coding sequence GTGGAGAACGTGGGGGCACCCCGCCAGTCGGCGCGTCGGGTCGGGCACCAGGCGGCCCGTCAGGCCGCGCGTCAGGCCGGGCTGCGGCGGCACAACCTCGCGCTCGTCCTCGACCACGTCGCCCGCGCCGAGCCGACGGGCGTCTCGCGCGCCAGCGTCGCCGAGGCCGCCGGGCTCACCCGGGCGACGGTCTCCTCGCTCGTCGAGACGCTGCTCGCGCTCGGCCTCGTCGAGTGGGCCCCCGCGACGGGACCGAGCAGTGTCGGGCGGCCCGCGTCACCGATCCGGCTCGCCCGCGGCCGGTGGGCCGGGCTCGGCCTCGAGGTGGGCGCGAACCAGCTCGCCGTCGCCGTCGTCGACCTCACGGGCGAGACGCTCGCGCGCGCCGAGGTGCGAGGCGACTTCGCCGCCCGCGAGCCGGCGGCGACGCTCGAGGCGCTCGCCCACCTCGCCGAGCGGACCTGGGAGCAGGCGCGCGCCGCCGCGGCCGGGCCGACGGGTCGGGCTCGGCGGGCCGGACCGGCCGATCACGACGACGCGCCCCACGGGTCGCCCGGGTCACCCGAGCCCGTCGAGCGGCCGGGGCTCGGCGCGCTCGGCGTCGCGCTCGCGGTTCCCGGAATCGTGCGCGACGGGGTCGTGCTGGACGCGCCGCGGCTCGGCTGGACCGACGTCGACGCGGCGCGAGCGCTGCACGCCCGGCTCGCCCGGCTGACCGGGGCGGGGCCGGCGCCCGGCGTCGTCGTCGGGAACGAGGCGACCCTCGCGGCGCTGGCCGAAGCCGCCCGGCGCGGGCCCGAGACGTTCCTCTACGTGTCGGCCGGGGTCGGCGTCGGCGGCGCGTGCGTCGTCGACGGCCAGCTCCAGGGCGGCGTGCACGGGTTCGCCGGCGAGCTCGGGCACGTGACGGTCGACCCGGCCGGGCCCCGCTGTCGCTGCGGCGCGACCGGCTGCCTCGAGCAGTACGCCGGGGCGACGGCGCTGGCGCAGCTCGCCCCGGCGGCCGTCGGTCGCGCGGTCGGGATCGCCGTGGCCGGAGCCGTCAACGTGCTCGACGTCGGCCGCGTCGTGCTCGGCGGGACGCTCGGCCCGCTCCTCCCGGCGATCGGCGCGGCGGTCGACGACGAGCTCGCCACGCGCGTGCTCGCCTACCCGTGGGCACCCGCCGCGGTCGAGGCGGCGCTCGTCACGGACCTGCCGGCGCTGCGGGGCGCCGCGCTCGCCCCCGTGCTGGAGACGCTGGCCGACCCCGAGCGGCTCGAGGCGTAG
- a CDS encoding zinc-dependent alcohol dehydrogenase → MGELPPTMRRGRLFAARDLRLDEVPLPVPGPGETLVRMTDMGLCGSDLHWFADGGIGDAVLTDPLVPGHELAGVAVDGPYAGRRVALDPAIPCEECEHCLENDRNLCPAVRFSGHSSTEGGLVEYKTWPTRLIHPLPDGMTGADGAMLEPLGVALHAWDLAHGRLVQDVAVVGCGPIGLMLVQLARRLGGGGRVVAVEPLAHRREAALRYGADVAVAPDDLAAAEAVLTHGGAHTVFEVAGNDRAIAASLALARPGARVVLAGIPDDDRSSFGAGLARRKGLTLVMVRRMKEMYDRTIRLVESGTVDVRGLVSDRLPLASAAEAFERGVARDGLKVVIGLD, encoded by the coding sequence GTGGGCGAGCTGCCCCCGACGATGCGCCGCGGCCGCCTGTTCGCCGCGCGTGACCTGCGGCTGGACGAGGTGCCCCTCCCGGTCCCCGGACCGGGGGAGACCCTCGTCCGGATGACCGACATGGGCCTGTGCGGGAGCGACCTGCACTGGTTCGCCGACGGGGGCATCGGCGACGCGGTCCTGACCGACCCGCTCGTCCCCGGTCACGAGCTGGCCGGCGTCGCCGTCGACGGCCCGTACGCCGGCCGACGCGTGGCGCTGGACCCCGCGATCCCGTGCGAGGAGTGCGAGCACTGCCTCGAGAACGACCGGAACCTGTGTCCGGCGGTCCGGTTCTCCGGGCACAGCAGCACCGAGGGCGGGCTCGTCGAGTACAAGACGTGGCCGACCCGGCTGATCCATCCGCTGCCCGACGGCATGACGGGCGCCGACGGTGCCATGCTCGAGCCGCTCGGCGTCGCGCTGCACGCCTGGGACCTCGCGCACGGCCGGCTGGTGCAGGACGTCGCCGTCGTCGGCTGCGGCCCGATCGGCCTCATGCTCGTCCAGCTCGCGCGGCGGCTCGGCGGGGGCGGTCGCGTCGTGGCCGTCGAGCCGCTGGCGCACCGGCGGGAGGCGGCGCTGCGCTACGGCGCCGACGTCGCCGTCGCGCCGGACGACCTCGCGGCCGCCGAGGCGGTGCTGACGCACGGCGGGGCGCACACCGTGTTCGAGGTGGCCGGGAACGACCGGGCGATCGCCGCGTCGCTCGCGCTCGCGCGACCGGGCGCCCGCGTGGTCCTGGCCGGGATCCCCGACGACGACCGGTCCTCCTTCGGTGCCGGGCTGGCACGCCGCAAGGGCCTCACCCTCGTCATGGTGCGCCGGATGAAGGAGATGTACGACCGGACGATCCGGCTGGTCGAGTCGGGGACCGTCGACGTGCGGGGACTCGTCTCGGACCGGCTGCCGCTGGCGTCCGCAGCCGAGGCGTTCGAGCGCGGTGTCGCGCGCGACGGGCTCAAGGTGGTCATCGGCCTGGACTGA
- a CDS encoding carbohydrate ABC transporter permease gives MSAPSLHGRTRPNVVGAVLAWGWLAIVLLPIYFIIVTSFRAQAVYYAENPLSIPANPTVAAYGRVLANDFLLYFANSVVVTVTAVVLLLLMAVAASYVIVRSVSPFARRTFSIFLLGLAIPMQATIIPVYYLIVQLGLYDTLWALILPSAAFALPITVLIIVTFMRDIPKELFESMRVDGASDMAMLWRLVLPLSKPALVTVGIYDALNVWNGFLFPLVLTQSSGMRVLPLSLWSYQGEFTTDIPAVLAAVVLSVLPLLAAYVVGRRQLVAGLTAGFGK, from the coding sequence ATGAGCGCGCCATCCCTGCACGGCCGCACCCGCCCGAACGTCGTCGGCGCCGTCCTCGCGTGGGGCTGGCTGGCGATCGTGCTGCTGCCGATCTACTTCATCATCGTGACGAGCTTCAGGGCGCAGGCCGTCTACTACGCGGAGAACCCGCTCTCGATCCCGGCGAACCCGACCGTCGCCGCGTACGGGCGGGTGCTCGCGAACGACTTCCTGCTCTACTTCGCCAACAGCGTCGTCGTCACGGTGACGGCCGTCGTGCTCCTGCTCCTCATGGCGGTCGCGGCGTCCTACGTCATCGTCCGGTCGGTGTCGCCGTTCGCGCGGCGCACGTTCTCGATCTTCCTGCTCGGCCTCGCCATCCCGATGCAGGCGACGATCATCCCCGTCTACTACCTCATCGTGCAGCTCGGCCTCTACGACACCCTGTGGGCGCTCATCCTTCCGTCGGCAGCCTTCGCGCTGCCGATCACGGTGCTCATCATCGTCACCTTCATGCGGGACATCCCGAAGGAGCTGTTCGAGTCCATGCGCGTCGACGGCGCATCGGACATGGCGATGCTGTGGCGACTCGTGCTGCCGCTGTCGAAGCCGGCCCTCGTGACGGTGGGCATCTACGACGCCCTCAACGTGTGGAACGGCTTCCTCTTCCCGCTCGTCCTCACCCAGAGCAGCGGCATGCGGGTGCTCCCGCTGTCGCTGTGGAGCTACCAGGGCGAGTTCACGACCGACATCCCGGCGGTCCTCGCGGCCGTCGTGCTCTCGGTGCTGCCGCTCCTGGCCGCCTACGTCGTGGGGCGCCGCCAGCTCGTCGCCGGCCTCACCGCCGGGTTCGGAAAATGA
- a CDS encoding LacI family DNA-binding transcriptional regulator, translating into MAGRSTRPTLEEVAEAAGCSLATASKALAGRPEVAVATRVRVHAAAVELGYERRPRALAAQPKRRTILAAFDGFGSVYSASVLEGAMAAAAKADVEVVVGLTPTVEEGGVDAAWLERRAATGVLGILLVTALLADGLHETTERLGVPVVCVDAKSRDLGSIVTVGSASWAGAALGTQHLIDLGHERIAFAGVNKDFDFALERYAGYRSALERSGIEPDPTLAFPGDTEYSTGFAIGTRIARSPRPPTAIMCLCDAVALGVIEGARRSGLRTPERLSVVGFDDLQPAHWSSPALTTVRQPLRRMGALAARTLLRMADGHEPDSTRIQLATSLVVRSSTAPPADGEAGGEPGGDATAG; encoded by the coding sequence GTGGCAGGCAGGTCGACGCGTCCCACGCTGGAGGAGGTCGCGGAGGCGGCCGGCTGCTCGCTGGCGACGGCATCGAAGGCGCTGGCCGGACGCCCCGAGGTGGCCGTCGCGACGCGCGTGCGGGTTCACGCCGCCGCGGTCGAGCTCGGGTACGAGCGCCGGCCACGGGCGCTCGCGGCTCAGCCGAAGCGGCGCACGATCCTCGCGGCGTTCGACGGGTTCGGCTCCGTCTACAGCGCGAGCGTGCTCGAGGGGGCCATGGCCGCCGCGGCGAAGGCCGACGTCGAGGTCGTGGTCGGCCTCACCCCGACGGTCGAGGAGGGCGGCGTCGACGCGGCCTGGCTCGAGCGCCGCGCCGCGACGGGGGTGCTCGGCATCCTGCTCGTCACCGCGCTCCTGGCCGACGGGCTCCACGAGACGACCGAGCGGCTGGGGGTGCCCGTCGTCTGCGTCGACGCCAAGTCGCGCGACCTGGGGTCGATCGTGACCGTCGGCTCGGCGAGCTGGGCCGGCGCCGCGCTCGGCACGCAGCACCTCATCGACCTCGGCCACGAGCGGATCGCCTTCGCGGGCGTCAACAAGGACTTCGACTTCGCCCTCGAGCGGTACGCGGGATACCGCTCGGCGCTCGAGCGCTCCGGCATCGAGCCCGACCCGACGCTGGCGTTCCCCGGCGACACGGAGTACAGCACCGGCTTCGCCATCGGCACCCGGATCGCGCGCTCACCCCGCCCGCCGACCGCGATCATGTGCCTGTGCGACGCGGTCGCGCTCGGCGTCATCGAGGGAGCCCGGCGGTCGGGGCTGCGCACGCCGGAGCGGCTCAGCGTCGTCGGCTTCGACGACCTGCAGCCGGCGCACTGGTCCTCCCCCGCCCTCACGACCGTGCGGCAGCCGCTGCGCCGGATGGGCGCGCTCGCCGCGCGGACGCTGCTGCGGATGGCCGACGGGCACGAGCCCGACTCGACGCGGATCCAGCTCGCGACGTCGCTCGTCGTCCGCAGCTCCACCGCGCCACCAGCCGACGGTGAGGCGGGCGGCGAGCCCGGCGGCGACGCGACCGCGGGCTGA
- a CDS encoding uridine kinase family protein, with translation MTPSDALFDLPEGERVPRRRVLVLAGASGSGKSSVAGRLGIPVVRLDDFYLDIDHPGLPRARGTVDWDDPGTWDLDHAVATLLDACRCDSLTLPVYDIPTSRRTGSETLDISGAPAIVAEGIFAAHVVEPLRSAGVLAGAFHLVQSRTTTAVRRFARDVGEARKPLGTLVRRGVALWRAEPRLVRSWQSAGLDPLPREGAEDALARIVSGR, from the coding sequence GTGACCCCGAGCGACGCCCTGTTCGACCTGCCCGAGGGCGAGCGGGTCCCCCGGCGGCGCGTGCTCGTGCTGGCCGGCGCCTCGGGGTCGGGCAAGAGCTCCGTCGCCGGCCGGCTCGGCATCCCGGTGGTCAGGCTCGACGACTTCTACCTCGACATCGACCACCCCGGCCTGCCGCGGGCCCGCGGCACCGTCGACTGGGACGACCCCGGCACGTGGGACCTCGACCACGCCGTCGCGACCCTCCTGGACGCCTGCCGGTGCGACAGCCTCACGCTGCCCGTCTACGACATCCCGACGTCGCGCCGCACGGGCTCGGAGACGCTCGACATCTCCGGCGCGCCGGCCATCGTGGCCGAGGGGATCTTCGCGGCGCACGTCGTCGAGCCGCTGCGCTCCGCCGGCGTCCTCGCGGGCGCCTTCCACCTCGTCCAGTCGCGCACGACGACGGCCGTGCGCCGGTTCGCGCGCGACGTCGGGGAGGCGCGCAAGCCGCTCGGGACGCTGGTCCGCCGGGGCGTCGCGCTGTGGCGGGCCGAGCCGCGGCTGGTGCGGTCGTGGCAGTCGGCCGGCCTCGACCCGCTGCCGCGCGAGGGCGCGGAGGACGCGCTGGCGCGGATCGTCTCGGGGCGCTGA
- a CDS encoding YtxH domain-containing protein, with amino-acid sequence MAEDSFLDKVKDVASDVAEKIGDVAGDVAEKAKDVAGDVAGKAKDAFDDVQEKVGPGLAEAREKAGDLLEDAKDRAGAAFESVKDRFDGDEATPNPDAAAEAQADDERFA; translated from the coding sequence ATGGCGGAGGACAGCTTCCTCGACAAGGTCAAGGACGTCGCGAGCGACGTCGCCGAGAAGATCGGCGACGTGGCGGGGGACGTGGCCGAGAAGGCCAAGGACGTGGCGGGTGACGTCGCCGGCAAGGCGAAGGACGCCTTCGACGACGTCCAGGAGAAGGTCGGGCCGGGCCTCGCCGAGGCCCGGGAGAAGGCGGGCGATCTCCTCGAGGACGCCAAGGACCGCGCGGGCGCCGCGTTCGAGTCGGTCAAGGACCGGTTCGACGGCGACGAGGCGACGCCGAACCCGGACGCCGCCGCCGAGGCGCAGGCGGACGACGAGCGCTTCGCCTGA
- a CDS encoding extracellular solute-binding protein, whose translation MSRRRVIAGSIGMLAALTLVAACGGGTRPGQGGTGTDDGGGADGGGASGSTVATAWGLTGGVNEVLYKESLGWWNEANPDARIGLEFFANDAYKEKIRTALGAGNAPTLIYGWGGGGLKEYVDNGNVVDMTAETANLVDRVLPSVAAGGIFDGKVYGVPNSQSQPVILYYNQNVLDEAGVAVPTTWEELMSAVATLNEHGVAPFSVAGQSKWPYLMWIQYLTDRVGGPEAFQAVLDGEPGAWSDPAFAEALTMIQDLVKADGFVSGYGSIAADANADQALLYTGKAAFLLQGSWIYSSLKVDAPDFVADGLGFTTFPEVTGGAGDPLDIVGNTSNYWSVSATATDEAKAAATSYLDTIVFDDDYTQVLLDAGGVPPVAGLEDTIAKADDAEFIGLAYDMVKQAPHFQLSWDQALAPDAAQELLTNLEKIFLLQSTPEQFVDAMNKTIG comes from the coding sequence ATGTCACGACGTCGTGTCATCGCAGGATCGATCGGAATGCTCGCAGCCCTCACCCTCGTCGCCGCGTGCGGCGGCGGGACGAGGCCCGGCCAGGGCGGCACGGGGACGGACGACGGAGGAGGGGCCGACGGCGGTGGTGCGTCGGGCTCCACCGTCGCGACCGCCTGGGGCCTCACCGGCGGCGTCAACGAGGTGCTCTACAAGGAGTCGCTCGGCTGGTGGAACGAGGCGAACCCCGATGCCCGGATCGGGCTCGAGTTCTTCGCCAACGACGCCTACAAGGAGAAGATCCGCACGGCCCTCGGCGCGGGCAACGCGCCGACGCTCATCTACGGCTGGGGCGGCGGTGGTCTCAAGGAGTACGTCGACAACGGCAACGTCGTCGACATGACGGCCGAGACCGCGAACCTCGTCGACCGCGTCCTCCCGTCCGTCGCGGCGGGCGGCATCTTCGACGGCAAGGTGTACGGCGTCCCGAACAGCCAGAGCCAGCCCGTCATCCTCTACTACAACCAGAACGTCCTCGACGAGGCGGGGGTCGCCGTCCCGACGACGTGGGAGGAGCTGATGAGCGCCGTCGCCACGCTCAACGAGCACGGCGTCGCGCCGTTCTCGGTCGCCGGGCAGTCCAAGTGGCCCTACCTCATGTGGATCCAGTACCTCACGGACCGCGTCGGCGGCCCGGAGGCCTTCCAGGCCGTGCTCGACGGGGAGCCCGGTGCCTGGTCCGACCCGGCGTTCGCCGAGGCGCTCACGATGATCCAGGACCTCGTGAAGGCCGACGGCTTCGTCTCGGGCTACGGCTCGATCGCCGCGGACGCCAACGCCGACCAGGCGCTCCTGTACACGGGCAAGGCCGCGTTCCTGCTCCAGGGGAGCTGGATCTACTCGAGTCTCAAGGTCGACGCGCCGGACTTCGTCGCCGACGGCCTCGGCTTCACCACGTTCCCGGAGGTCACCGGCGGCGCCGGCGACCCGCTCGACATCGTCGGGAACACCTCGAACTACTGGTCGGTCTCCGCGACGGCGACGGACGAGGCGAAGGCGGCTGCCACCTCCTACCTCGACACGATCGTGTTCGACGACGACTACACCCAGGTGCTGCTGGACGCGGGCGGCGTCCCGCCCGTCGCCGGGCTCGAGGACACCATCGCGAAGGCGGACGACGCGGAGTTCATCGGGCTGGCCTACGACATGGTGAAGCAGGCTCCGCACTTCCAGCTCTCCTGGGACCAGGCCCTCGCGCCCGACGCGGCGCAGGAGCTCCTGACGAACCTGGAGAAGATCTTCCTGCTCCAGAGCACGCCCGAGCAGTTCGTCGACGCGATGAACAAGACGATCGGCTGA
- the xylB gene encoding xylulokinase, with translation MTAPLVAGIDTSTQSVKVVVRDAETGAFVRSGSASHPNATQVDPRVWWEALQVAVERAGGLDGVVAVSVGGQQHGMVTLDADGEPVRPAMLWNDNSSGRQARELVAELGAERWASETGTVPVASITATKLRWLAEHEPENAARVAAVCLPHDYLTWRLRGSTDIAELTTDRSDASGTGYFSGRTGEYLPDLLGHAFGRSDLVLPRVADIRESVGRAAGLGIDAIVGPGTGDNAGAALALGLGPGDVLLSVGTSGVVSAIVTQQPADPTGLVAGFSDATGNYLPLVATVNCAQVLDATRELLGVDYDELARLALAAPAGSNGLSFVPYLHGERTPNLPDAAGAIHGVTHASYTRESLARAAFEAIVCGLGVGLDAVRVLGLEVASLRLVGGAAKSPALREVAPSVLGHDIVLPAPGEYVADGVARQAAWVLAAQTDAAADLPAWPELGGAPVEVATAPSAPHVREQYALAAPLHLTREG, from the coding sequence ATGACCGCACCGCTCGTCGCCGGGATCGACACGTCGACCCAGTCCGTCAAGGTCGTCGTGCGCGACGCCGAGACCGGGGCGTTCGTCCGCTCCGGCTCGGCGTCGCACCCGAACGCCACCCAGGTCGACCCCCGCGTGTGGTGGGAGGCCCTGCAGGTCGCCGTCGAGCGCGCGGGCGGCCTCGACGGCGTCGTCGCCGTGTCGGTCGGCGGCCAGCAGCACGGCATGGTCACGCTCGACGCGGACGGCGAGCCCGTCCGCCCGGCCATGCTGTGGAACGACAACTCCTCGGGCCGGCAGGCAAGGGAGCTGGTGGCCGAGCTCGGCGCCGAGCGCTGGGCGAGCGAGACCGGGACCGTCCCGGTGGCGTCGATCACGGCGACGAAGCTGCGCTGGCTGGCCGAGCACGAGCCCGAGAACGCCGCGCGGGTCGCGGCCGTCTGCCTGCCGCACGACTACCTCACCTGGCGGCTGCGCGGCTCGACCGACATCGCCGAGCTCACCACCGACCGGTCCGACGCGTCCGGCACCGGGTACTTCAGCGGGCGGACGGGGGAGTACCTGCCCGACCTGCTGGGGCACGCGTTCGGGCGCAGCGACCTCGTGCTCCCGCGCGTCGCCGACATCCGCGAGTCGGTCGGCCGGGCCGCGGGGCTCGGCATCGACGCCATCGTCGGACCCGGAACGGGGGACAACGCCGGCGCGGCGCTCGCGCTCGGCCTCGGCCCGGGCGACGTCCTGCTCTCGGTCGGCACGTCGGGCGTGGTCTCGGCCATCGTCACGCAGCAGCCGGCCGATCCCACGGGACTGGTGGCGGGGTTCTCGGACGCCACCGGCAACTACCTGCCGCTGGTCGCGACGGTCAACTGCGCCCAGGTGCTCGACGCGACGCGCGAGCTCCTCGGCGTCGACTACGACGAGCTCGCGCGGCTCGCGCTGGCCGCGCCGGCGGGGAGCAACGGGCTGAGCTTCGTCCCCTACCTGCACGGCGAGCGGACGCCGAACCTGCCCGACGCCGCCGGTGCGATCCACGGCGTCACCCACGCCTCCTACACGCGCGAGTCGCTCGCGCGTGCCGCGTTCGAGGCGATCGTCTGCGGGCTCGGCGTCGGTCTCGACGCCGTCCGGGTGCTCGGCCTCGAGGTCGCGTCGCTGCGGCTGGTCGGCGGGGCGGCGAAGTCGCCGGCGCTGCGCGAGGTGGCGCCGTCCGTGCTCGGGCACGACATCGTGCTGCCGGCGCCGGGGGAGTACGTGGCCGACGGCGTCGCCCGTCAGGCCGCCTGGGTGCTCGCCGCCCAGACGGACGCGGCGGCCGACCTGCCGGCGTGGCCGGAGCTCGGGGGCGCCCCCGTCGAGGTCGCGACGGCGCCGTCGGCTCCGCACGTGCGCGAGCAGTACGCGCTCGCCGCGCCGCTGCACCTGACCAGGGAGGGCTGA